The region TTTATCATAAAGAGTTACTGAGGCATCAAGTAATTTTGAAATTTCAAGCAATTTTTGATTTTCAAATTCTTCAATAATAACTAAAAAACCATTGACAGTGTTGGTTGCTATTGGGTCAACAATTGGAAATACACCAATAAAATACGGAATTGAGTTAAAAGACTTTGTTTTAACAACGGGGGTTAAATATCCAATTTCTAGAATATTCGTAAATATTTCTTTGAGGAAATCATCTAAATTCAATTGTTTTGTGTATTCATAGCCTTTTGAATAGGTTTCAGCCTTTTTTTGAAGTTTATAGGTTTGATTTTTGGAGGTTACTTCTACTCCAGTTCCAGCAGTGTTCGGAGGATAAAGTATCCAAAGTTGCATACCATTATATTCTTGAGTTGTAACAAATGGTTCTAAGATGCTGTATCTTTCCATTAAGGATATAGACTTTGAAGCAGTTTTTTCCTTAAGTATAGTATCAGATGCTATTAATTTTCCAGTTTTTTCAAGCGTTCTTTTTTCCGAGTCGAGAAAGTTTGAGAATATTGTTCCTAAAGTTTTTAGTGAATTGTCAAAGGATTGAGTGTACATTTCTTTCATTTGTTTGGATACTTCTTCTTCGATTAGTGTGATTTGACTTTTTAAATAGTTATTGTACGAGTTTAGCTGTTCTTGTACAGCGTCGTTATACTCATTTATTTGTTTTAGATATTCGTTGTTCAAATCTTCCACTACATATGAGATGTTAGCTTCGTTCTCTAAGGTTTTATTTTGAATAGACAGTGTTATATAAATTACTAAGAAGATACATGGCAGTAAGCCAAGGACCAAAAGTATAATACTAATTTTGTTGCTAAATTTGTTAAACCATTTTATGTTCATGTTCTCTCTGTCTCTTGGTTTCATTTTGATTCCTCCCATGAAAGCGTTTTCTAAATCATTTATATTATATAACAAAAAATGATTATATATAGTAATTAAATATTCCAAAATAGTAAGAATAACAAAATAAAAAGATGAAAAACCCTCTTTTTATTTATTTGAACGTATTAATTCTATTAAACTATGCAAGACATTCGAAGCATGATCTTTAACTTTTACATTCTCCCATATTTTTCTTACGAATCCATCTGGATCAACTAATATGGTTGTTCTAATAACGCCCCAATGTTCCCTACCGTACATTTTCTTTAACTGCCATACACCTAACTTTTCTAGAACAACATGATCAGGGTCACTAAGAAGAAGAATTTTTAAATCATTTTTTTCTATAAATTTTTTATGAGATTCTTCAGAGTCAGGACTAATTCCTATAATTTCACAGTTATATTTTTTAAATTCAGAAAGCTTATTAGAAAAATCAAGTGCTTCCAATAAGCAACCTTTAGAGCCATCTTTTGGATAGAAATATATTACAAGCCATTTGCCTAAGAAATCATTGATATTTATTAATTCACCGTTTGCATCTTTCAAGGAAAATGTTGGTAGTCTATCTCCTTCCTCTAACCTAAAATATTTCATCCATATCAATCCTCCAGGTTTCTATATCTAGAAAGCGAATCCACCACCACCAATTTTAATTGTTATGTATGGACCGGTTGGACCAAATTTAGGAACATTAGAAACAGAAGTGTCAGACAATTTCCATCCGCCAATTGGATCAAATGGTGCAAACACATATCCTGCTGAAATTCCAATTGCAAATCCTCCTGTTGATGAAGAAGCTTTAAAAGTTAATATATAATCTGCTCCAAAACCAATTTTAAAAATAGGAATAGGTCCTGAGATAAATAAATTTTCATGATAATCGGTAAGAAGATCTTCAAATTTTTTAGAATCTGGAAATTCTGATACTTTAAATGTCATTCCTCCAAACCCAACTCCGCCCATTCCATAGACTCTTAAGGATTGTTTTGCATAGATTAAATATCCAATGTCGAAAAGGCCATAACCAACATCTAACTCAACGGTGTAATCATCGGCTTTTTCTGACAAGGTAATTCCATAGCCTTCTCCTCCATATAATGTTTTTCCTATCAGAGCATATCCACCGCCACCTGTATAAAAAGCTGGATTTGAAAATGTTGGTAGATTGTTATCATTCAACGTTTTGTTTAACTCACCAAGATCCATCCACTTTGCTCCAAAATCTCCACCACCCAATCCACCAAATTCTCCACCAGAAAATCCTTGGGAAAATGACAAACTTGCAACGATTATGACAATTAAACTTACTAAGGTTCTTGACAGGTTTTTCATTGTTTGTTACCTCCTTCGTTGCTATTAGATTTTGGTTACTTTAAAAATGCTGAGAGGTACATTTTATAAATTTTTGGATTAAATTATCCTTTTTGCCTGTATGAAGAAAGATATTTTTCTCTTAATTTTTTGGCATCTTGTGGTGACAGCTCTGAAATTTCTCCTATTTTCAATGCTTCTATATAAATTTGGGCAGTCTTTTCTGCAATGATTGAAGTAGTTAAAGCCTCAATTTCATTTTCTCCTATTGTGACTAGTCCATGGTTTTTTAATATAACTGCATAATTCATCTCTAGCGCTTCAACTGCTTTAAGCGCCAAATCTTTTGTTCCAGGTTCGCCATACTTTGCAACATTAATTCTTTCTCCACATATCATTACCCCATCTTCTATCAAGGGAGGGATGTATTCTTTTACAAGAGAAACTACCGAAGAATATATTGGGTGAGAATGTATTATGGCATTAACGTCTTTTCTGTTTTTATATATTTCTAAATGGAGTTGATATTCTGAAGAAGGCTTTCTAAATCCTTCTAAAATATTTCCATCAATGTCAATAACCATGACATCATCTTCGTTCATTTTATCATAAGGATATCCTGAAGGTGTGATGAATATTTTATCTCCATCTTTTATTGAAGCATTTCCCCAGGTACCTTTGACAAGACCATTTTTTTCCATTGAAAGACAAATATTAATTAGTCGCTGTTTTTCATTCATATTATATATTCTTTCTAACAAAACTTAGAAAGAAGGTCAGCCTCCTTTAATTGATATTTTTGCTGTCTTTAGGAATTTTAAAATCTGCATTATACATATGTTTCGTATTTGATTTTTACGAAATACCTCCTTAATTCTAATCGCTATTAACTCTTAATCTCTTTAACTTTTCGGTACTTGTACCGAGGAAGGGGAGAGGGCTCCGCCCTGAACCCATTATAAATTCAAATGCTTTTTTTAGAAAATCTTCCCTTCTAATTCGGTACTTGTACCGAGAAAGGGGAGAGGGCTCCGCCCTGAACCCATTATAAATTCAAATGCTTTTTTTAGAAAATCTTCCCTTCTAATTCGGTACTTGTACCGAGAAAGGGGAGAGGGCTCCGCCATGAACCCATTATAAATTCAAAAAAATGTTATTCGAAAATTCTAATTTATAAACGCATATTATAATATAGTTTAAAAATTATAAAAAAATGTTAATTCAAAATCATTCAATAATAAATCTATTTATATTGTCAATTTTACCAGATAATATAAAAATATTTTTAAAAAGTTCAAAAAAACTTATTGTTTCAGATAAATTTTAGGAGAAACAAGAATACCCATTGGTTTAAGTCTATATTCGTACGACCATCGGCTTCCTGTGGTTCTCCAAGCATCTGGTCCAAACCAAAAGTATGTATCGTCACAATTATGAACAGTTCCAAAGGCGTTTATTCTGTTGCCATATGCTGTTATGTCGATATCATGTTTTCCTTTATTTACTTTACCTAATTCTAATGTGTATGGAGCAAATGCTATCTTTCCTTTTTCTTGACCATCTACACTGATAGATAATAATGGGTTTCTGAATTGAGGAACTTCAATAGTTAGGTTTCCTTCATTGCATTCAATTGTGCAATGATAAGTAACATTGCCTGCATAAAAAGGAAGACCTTGGTTAACCCAATTTCCGAAAGTGAGTGCTTTTTGGGGTTCAACAATCTTTTTGTGTTTACCGCTAACCTTTACACCAAAATCTCCAAGAAGGTAGCACCATTCTACGTTAGTTTTTGAATTAAACGGAATTTCTAAAATTATCTCTGAAATTCCTAGGCGAAGGTTTGGGATCTTGACTTTCTTAATACTTTTATCTACAAACCAACCTACAACTTCTGGTTCTACATGTTTCTTATTCACAAATATTTTTGTGTTTTCAACGTTTTCTAAGGCTAAACACGGATTTTTCAATTCTATATCCGATTCTATACTAAACTTAAGCTTCAATACATGTTCAAAAGGTTCCTCTTTTTTAATTGTCCAAGGTTGAGCTAATTTGTTCATACGTAATGGGTAATTTAAGAGTTCTCTAAACTTATTATCTATTCGAAGTATTTCGTCTACCTGTTGCCAGCCTCTACCATCAAATGAATATTCTGCCATATCAAGTAATAGAACATTTGGTTCTGAAAGAGAATAATTTACTGGATCTTCTAATCTTATTTCTTTTGTTTCTTTCTCTACAATCGATAGGTTTTCTTTCTTCTTTTCACTTTCTGTAAAATTACTTGATTCAAGTTTTAATAGCAAACTATCATGGGGATAAAATTCATAATCAACAATAGTTTCACCGTTTATTATTTTTGCTTCAGTTTCTTTAATACTTCCATTAATTGTGTCGTATATTACTGGGTTGCATTCCCCTTTTATAATAATTTTTATCCTTTCTTTTTCTGCTATGTCTGGATTTTTCATTTTATACACATGAGAAATGAACAACCATTTATTGTTCGCGTCTTTTCTCATTTGATAAAATAGATTATCAGATGGTGATCCATCTTGTTTGATTATTTCTATGTCTCTGTATTGATTTAATTCTTGCATTAATTTACCTTTTGAAAACGGAATAACTGTCGACTTTTCTGCAAGTTTTTTTGCTTTATTTGATTCAACTGCATCAACAAATCGAGGTAGTTCACCTAAAAATATAATCTTTCCCCCTGTCTTTTGAAAGGCTTCTAATCTATCTAATGTAGTAGATCTTAATGTTTCACATCCAGGGACTATTATTACATCGTAGTTCATCGCTCCAACTTGGAAGGTCTTGTTTTCTTGAATTTTCGAGAGAGAAGGTAATAATGATTCTGCTATATAATCAAAATCAATCAATCCAAATAATAACCATTCGGTAATATTTTTAAAGTTATCTTCTAATTCCTCTCTTTTAATAGCAGTCTTATCTTGAGGTCCCCAATATAGCCAGTAAGATTCAATAGGGTGTATAACTCCTACCTTTACTTCTGGTGTCCCCCGAGTTAAAACAGTGTTCAATCGCGCAAAATGGTCTTCAATCAATGAATATTCTTTGTACCAAGGAATTTGATATCCGATGCTTGGAGGATAATCCCTTTTTGCTTCCCCTTGCATTGATACCCAGGTAAGATGGTGTACTCTAACCGTAACTCCTAAAGCAGCTTGCCAATCTCCAGCTAGTTTGTACCCTCTAAAATCGAAATCCCAATTTGTAACACCATATAATTCGCTTAGAACGCCTTCTCTTGCGTATTGATGCGCAGCGCTTTGAGCTTGTTTTGCTGTTGTAAATTCTCTCCTATCACAAAGCATATCAATTCCTGGAAGTTGAAAAGATCGATACGATCTCATTGCTTCACCAACACACGCAGTTTGGGACTCTAACGTTGGTTCTTCCATTAAATGACCTGTTAGCAAGATCCCGTGATTCTCACACCAATCTCCTATAGTATCAGCAAAAGCTTGGGTAAATCTTTCGGTTAAATGGTCGTGATATCTATACCTCACTAAAGAGATTTGGTCGTTTGGTAACTCCCAGATCAATTCTGGCAAATGATCTAATATACTTTGATTGTAGGAGTTAAAATAACTTTCTTCAAAATCATCTGTGAAAGGAAGAATTATCTCACTTTCATCTTCTGAAAATTGTAGATAACTTTTGCGTGTAAATTGCGGCTCATCTGTAAAAATCGCAGGAATAGATTTACCAAAATCTTCTCCTAATTCTTGAAAATATTTTTCGTGAGTTATTTCCACAAACGTTTCTATCGCTCTTTTATTAAGAGTATCTACGTAAGCTTGATTATTAAACCAAGGATCATCTGCAGCTATTTCAAGGTATGCATACCATATTTTGGAATTGTCTTTTGATTTTTCATTGTCTTTTAACCTTTTGTAACGGGTTAGGTAACCATTTTCCAAAACAATTTCATATCTAGCTAGTAACTTTCTTTTTTTGCCTTGTTCTACTCTTTTGTTTGCTCGTAAATGTTCTACAACTATTTCGGAATCGTTATAATAAATGGGGGTGAAAACAAGAAAGCGTTGTCTATATTGATCATCTTTTGTTACATATCCGCCTGCAAAACCAGAAGGCCATCTGTCTTCATCATACAACCAGCATAGCATATCTTCTTCTTTTGCTTTTTCATTACATAACTTAACTAAACTCATAAACTCATCACTTAAATAATCAACTGCTAAACCTGTTCGTGAATGAATATGAAATCCACCTATTCCCATGATTTTAAAGTTATCTATTTGCTCAAGCAAATCTTCTTTATTTAAACTTGAGTTCCAAGCCCAAAATGGTGCACCTCTGTATTCACTTGTTGGATTTTTAAATAATTCTTGCGATATATCTCGTTTATTTTTTGGATATAACATGTTCTTTGTCTCCTTTCGTTATGTTTACTGTCTTTAAAAATTCTAAAATCAAAGTTATTTTTAATTTTTATAAAAAAGCTCTTTAACTTTTTTGATACTTGTAGCTAAGAAGGGTGAGGGCTGCGCCCTGTTACCCTCATAAATTCAAAAACAATAATTAAATTATGGCTTTTTAATACTTGCAGCTAAGAAGGGAGAGGGCTGCGCCCTGTTACCCTCATAAATTCAAAATTTTATTTTGAGATAATTTTTATTTCTAAAGTACTTATTATGTTTTAATATATTAGAGTTTCATATGTAATTAATTATTGGATTTAAAATAATAGATAGTATTTATTTGTAAAAAGTGGTCAATATATGATGATCTTATGATATAATTTCATCATAATATATCATAATGTCTTTGAAAACTAAAACGAAGCTAACTAAAGGTGTTTTGAGTTATATCAAGTTAGTCGACAATAATTTGATATATTCGAGTTTTTTGAAAGAAACACAATTATTAAAATATTTAAAAGTATAAGGAGTGAGTTGTATTGAACAAAATTATGAGGCAAGATAAAATATTAGAAATTTTACAAAATAGGAATTCTGTTAATTTGGATGATTTAGCAAAAGAACTGAAAGTATCAATGGTGACAATTAGGCGAGATGTTGCAGAGTTATATGAAAGGGGATTAATAGAAAAGTTTTACGGCGGTATAAGAAAAAGGAATCATTTTACTGAAGCATTATTTTTTGAAAGAGTGAAAATTAATCAAGATAAAAAAGAAAAGATTGCAGAATTAGCATTGAGGTTTATAAGTAGAGATAGTACTGTTTTTCTGGATGCAAGTAGCACTTGTTATCTTTTAGCTAGAAAGTTAGCAGAAAGATATGAGTTTTTAAATATAGTTACTAACAACTTATATACAGCCTTAGCACTTGCAGAAAACACGACTCATAATATAATAGTAATTGGTGGAACGTTAGATAACAAAAATGGGGTTACTATGGGAGTTATTCCAGAAAATATGATGAAGGAGATACGAGTAGAAAAAGCATTTTTCTCTTGTAGTGCATTTTCTGTGGATGAAGGAGCTTTTGAAAATCTACCACAAAGTGCTAGCATAAAGAAAATAGTTGGTGAAAATTGTGATGAAATATATATGCTAGTTGATAGTTCAAAATTTGATAAAAGATCGATCATGAAAACTTTCAGTATAGAAGAAATAGATAAGTTTGTTTCTGATTCATTTGATGAAAAGATATATAAAGTTTTCAAAGATAATTTTATATATCAATAAGGGGCTTAAGTCAAGCCCCTTATTTTCATTTAATTTTTCTAATTAAATTACTTTTTACTGTAGTGTTTTCTCATTTCTTCATTTTCTGGTAAAGCTAATATTTCATCTATAACTTTCACTACTTGTTCATAAGATCTGGTTCTAGGATCTCTTATCAAAAATTCCTCTAAAACTCTTCTATCCCCTGTTAAAAAGGCTTCTAGTGCCCATTCCATTCTTAATATTCTTGGCATTAAGTACATCTTTTTGATTCTTTCTGGTATATCGGGATCGATTTTATATGGATGGATTCCATTTTTGTCTGCATATACTGGTATCTCTACTGCCACATCATCTGCAATTCCTGGGATGGTTCCTTTGTTGAGAATATTTAATACTAAGTCAACTTTTTCATCGTTCAATAAGGCGTTTGCTAGTAAAATATGTTGTTCTCCGCTTTTCTTTTCAGGATCTAACAGTTCATAGACTTCCTTGGTATACTCTTTTTTCAAATCATCTTTTGCAGTAGATATTATCGCTTGTTGTGTTTCTTTAGAGAGTAATTTTGCTTTTGGATTTTCTTTAAAATATTTTGCAACTTGTTGGGTTATTATCGCTCTTTCTGCTTGCCTTTCTTGATACCATTTCCAGCCTAATTCTGAGTCAACACCACCCCATGGTTCACCAAACCATTTTTTCTTTGTTTCAAGATTATAATGATATTTCCAACTTCCATTTCTCACAGTATCTCCTATAGGCATCCTTCCATAAAATTCATACATGTCTTTTGCAACAAGCGATATTTGATCATCGAAAGGATTGGTTGGTTTAAAGTTTTTGAGTTCTTTTTCAAGTAATTCATCTATGAGGTGATGAGCATCTTTTCCTTCATATTTAAATCTTGTCAACCAAATCCCATGGTTGACTCCAGCAACTTGCCAATCAACCTTTTGCTTTTCTAATCCCATTTTCTCAATTATATAATCTACACCATGATGACCATGGCATATACCAACCATATTAATTGGAACAACTCTTGAAATTAAGGTTGTTAATTCAAAAACAGGGTTTGCAGCTTGAAGTAACCAAGCTTTGGGAGATAGTTTTTCGATAAGTTTTGCAACATCAAACATAAATTTTATTTGATTGAAATTTGAAATTGTGTAATAGTCAGATACCATGTTGAACTCTTGTGCATCAATCCCCCTATAATAACCATACTTTTCAGAAATTTGTCTAACCTTCTCAAAATAACTATGACCACCAACTAAGGCTGTGTTTACAACAAAGCTCGCATCTTTAATGGAATCTTCTAAGTTCATAGTAGTTTCGAATCTAAGATCAGAACCTAATTCTTCAGCATATTTTTTAGCTAATGTATGAACAGCGTTTAACCTATTTTTATCAATATCCATAAGCGACACAAGGCTTCCTGATAATCCTTTTGTTTTGCATAAGTCTCCTACTAATCTTAGTGAAAAGGATGCACTTCCTGCTCCTATAATACTTATTTTTACTCCTGGCATGTTTTATCTTTCCTCCTTGAGATTTTTTATTGGTACTTTCTAGTTTATTAAGAAAAAATTATTAACAAGATATAATTCATTATTTTCTCCTTTCAAAATGGTTATGCCTTTATTATTAAATTAAATCTCCATATATTACGCCCATTTCTCAAGTGGATTTTCTTTCTACTAATCTTGGTGGAAGTGAAACTTGATCTGAAGAACAATATTATATAGGTATTTATTGGCTTCTTCTTCAAGAGATTCAAGAATTTGTGGGAAGTAAAGGTTTGAAATTTGAGACAATATAAATCCTCTTACATAGCTTTTGTTATTAACAAAGCTTCGAGCTATTTTGTTAGGCTGATAGTTATATTTTTTGATATATTTGAGGACTTTTTTCTGACTTAAGGGTTCACATTCTTTTGTAACTTTGTTAAATATTAAGATCTTTCTTTAGCGGGCGTTCAATTTGCTTTTTAGGTAACACTGTTCTCTAAAAGCTGCTATTTCGGCTTCAAGATTAGTGTTTGCAGATTCGCCAAAAAAGCATGAATTATAGGGACAACTAAAGTTGGATTATGCTTTAACTCTTCTTTTATAATGGCATCAATTTTTGCCATTGCCACTCCCTCTTGCATGCAAGTAAATGGACCAACGTGAAATATACCTGAAACTTTTTGTTGACTATTGGAAAGTTCGCCGTTTAAAAATTTTAGGAAAGTACCGATGACTAAAGGTGATTCACCCATAATGTCGCCATGATAACGTCGGCTGTTTTGCATGTCTTCAATAATTTTTCGTGGTGTGGGGACAATATGGCGTTCTTGTAGATGGTTACCAAATATTGTTTTGAATCGCCAGTCTACGAAAGCCATATATTTTTCAACAAAACCAAATATAAAGCTTGGGTTTCTTCTATTAGTTATGTACATTACATATTCTAACCATTCGGATATAGAACCTCTTATTATTTCTAATCTTTCTTCTTCAATTTTTTGTATGACATAGTCAGCATATGGATCATGCTGTCTAGTATAAATTTCCCCTATATATAATACTAGTGGTAATGAATGTTCATTTGCACTAGGTGCTAATTCAGAGAAAATCTTAGTAGTTTCTCTGACCCATTTTTTCAAAAATTTATAAGATGCACCATGTTTTATAAGAAGGTTTTGTAGACTTTTCCATTGTTGATCACAAACCTCATCAAATTTTTTGAAATCATCACAATAAGGTCTAAATCTTCTTATTAAATCATCTCCCATATCAGCCATTTTAACTGCTCTGAAAATATAGAGAAGTGCACCTACTTTTGAAGTAAGTGTCTTGAATTGTTCTGGTACAACGATATCAAAATAGCCAACATCTGCAGAAGGGCTTATAAGATATATGCCTTCCATTCCTTCTTGTCTCAAGAATATTTTTATTACTTCTCCATATTTTCCAAATCGACATGGCCCAGCAGTGGTGGGTAAAAATAGAACAATATTTTCATTTATCCATTTTTTCCCTTTTTCTTTAGCCATTTCTTCCAATTCTGCCATCACATCTCCTACTACACCACGTAATGGAAAACATACCTCTGTTGTAAGAAATCTATCTGAATATTCCTTTGATTTAGGGGTAGCTGAGGGTATTACTTTTGATTCGATACCGTAATGTCTTAAGATTGAAACGCCCAAATTACTTGCTTCTCCCATGTAAGGAATAAGCCATAGTTTTTTACCTAGTTCAAGTTGTTTATTATGTTTTCCATTTGGAAATAAAACAAAGTTTGTCAAGTCTATATTCGTTTTAGGAGTTGCTTTTTTGACCAACCGTTCATGTGCTTCTGCACGAGTAACAAAAGGAGCATTATTAGTCTGTGCATCAGTTACTAAGTGTAAGAAAGGTTTTTCTACTCTTTTGAATATTTCATCCTCATGATAGAATTTAACTGAATCAGGGCCACATGCGAAATTCATCTGTCTTATTGGAAAAAGTTTTGGATGTTTTGCAACAAATATTGAAGCCTGAAGAATGTGGGAGTTTTGGTACCAGTATTCGTTATAGGACAGATCGTCAATTGGAATATCCTTATAATAGTTCTCTAAAAATGTTTGGGGGATATATCTCATGCCTCTTTGTTTTGTGAACATTGAACCTGATTGAGATGAAGCCTGAGGATCCAGTATAACATAATCGCGACCTAATCCTATATAACCGATTTCCCTGGATTTTTCTAATTCTTTTAAGAATCGTTCACCTTGCTTGTAGAGATCTTCTTTAAATTCAGTAACTTTTTTATCTGCAATATAGATAGCTTTCAAAATATCTTTTTTTGTAATGTTGTAACCAATGCGTGTAAACTCTTCAAAAAGAGATTGAGAAGTTCTTTCATTATCTTTCCAATAAATAATGGGCAAAATTTCTCTTTGTGGTTGAAGACCAATAATATCTTGGATTAAGTATCCCTCAGCTTCGGTATATATACAGAATTTTCTGTATGGTTTTCTTTCTCTTATTTCTTCAATTGGAGCAGGATTAAAAAGATGCTTGATTCTATTATCCTTTGCAAGTAGGTCAGCATGTCCTAAAACCAATTTCATAGCGATACAAAACTCTGTGGGGGCTATATTTATGCCTCTTTGGGCGATTTCTTCATTTGAAACCGGTGTAATAACAGGCATAAAACCTAATTCTCTTAGCAAAGCTCCAGCCCAAATTCCCATTTCTCCAAGAGTTATACCACTTCTGTGAATCCCTACTGTGGGAATACTTTTATCTTCTAATTTATTTAGTTGATCATAAGTTATTCCATTAAAATGCTTTTCAAATATATTATGATATATTTCTACGTAATCTGTTCTTGTAACATTAACCCCTTCACTGTTTCCTCTGGGGCAAAAACCTCCAGTAATTATTTCTTCATCACCGATTGTAAATATTTTTAGTTTGCAATTTCTCATTTTACAGGAAAGTTGGCCATAATGTTCAGAACATAAAATTTCTTTCTTATCAAATGACATGTTTACAAATTCAAATCCTCTAAATGCTGATTGAACAATTTTATCCTTTTTTCTTGCTTCAATTATTTCATCTCTAAGAAAAAGTCCAGCTCCCCAAGCACCAAATAATTCTCTGTGAGGGTAAGCATATATATCTTTACCTGTGACTTGTGCCATAGCAGCCAAAAAAGCCTTACCTAAAGCAGGGCCACCTTGGCATGAGCATTTGTTTTGTACATGTTGAGGCCCACCAACAAATTTATTGAAATAACTCGCTGCAGTAGATCTAACAATTGCAGCAGCAATTTCTTCTTTAGAAAAACCTTCTGAAATCAGTCTATTTTCTTCCATTTCCATGAATACGCCGCACGTGGAATCTATTATTGGTACAATCTCTGCTTTTAATGCAGCCTCTTGTAGAGTACTTTTCACATCTAAATCCAGTATTTGGGCCATATTTTCTAAAGTTTGTCCCGCTCCAGCCTGACAAGAGTAATTCATTCTTGCTTCTTTTATTTGGTCAGTTGCTTTGTTTCCATTAACCCTAAAAGAGGTAAATTTCATGTCCTGACCGCCAATTTCAAAGATAGTGTCTATATCAGGATCATGGAATTTAATGCCTTTAGCGTGACATGTAATTTCATCTACCGCTCCATCTAAAACGAGATAGCCTTCTTTTTCAAGACGTTTCTTCAAGGATTGACTAATCAAAATTCTTTCATATAGTTTTCTTGCCGATCCTGTAGTGCAAATACCTTTGACTAAGTATTTATCCGCATTTTTTGATAGATATCTAAAAACTTCTTTTAAAGCACCTTCCGGATCTCCATGTGTACTAATATAAATCTTATCAAGAAGTTCTCCAGTA is a window of Defluviitoga tunisiensis DNA encoding:
- the aglA gene encoding alpha-glucosidase AglA gives rise to the protein MPGVKISIIGAGSASFSLRLVGDLCKTKGLSGSLVSLMDIDKNRLNAVHTLAKKYAEELGSDLRFETTMNLEDSIKDASFVVNTALVGGHSYFEKVRQISEKYGYYRGIDAQEFNMVSDYYTISNFNQIKFMFDVAKLIEKLSPKAWLLQAANPVFELTTLISRVVPINMVGICHGHHGVDYIIEKMGLEKQKVDWQVAGVNHGIWLTRFKYEGKDAHHLIDELLEKELKNFKPTNPFDDQISLVAKDMYEFYGRMPIGDTVRNGSWKYHYNLETKKKWFGEPWGGVDSELGWKWYQERQAERAIITQQVAKYFKENPKAKLLSKETQQAIISTAKDDLKKEYTKEVYELLDPEKKSGEQHILLANALLNDEKVDLVLNILNKGTIPGIADDVAVEIPVYADKNGIHPYKIDPDIPERIKKMYLMPRILRMEWALEAFLTGDRRVLEEFLIRDPRTRSYEQVVKVIDEILALPENEEMRKHYSKK
- a CDS encoding type 1 glutamine amidotransferase family protein; this encodes MLYPKNKRDISQELFKNPTSEYRGAPFWAWNSSLNKEDLLEQIDNFKIMGIGGFHIHSRTGLAVDYLSDEFMSLVKLCNEKAKEEDMLCWLYDEDRWPSGFAGGYVTKDDQYRQRFLVFTPIYYNDSEIVVEHLRANKRVEQGKKRKLLARYEIVLENGYLTRYKRLKDNEKSKDNSKIWYAYLEIAADDPWFNNQAYVDTLNKRAIETFVEITHEKYFQELGEDFGKSIPAIFTDEPQFTRKSYLQFSEDESEIILPFTDDFEESYFNSYNQSILDHLPELIWELPNDQISLVRYRYHDHLTERFTQAFADTIGDWCENHGILLTGHLMEEPTLESQTACVGEAMRSYRSFQLPGIDMLCDRREFTTAKQAQSAAHQYAREGVLSELYGVTNWDFDFRGYKLAGDWQAALGVTVRVHHLTWVSMQGEAKRDYPPSIGYQIPWYKEYSLIEDHFARLNTVLTRGTPEVKVGVIHPIESYWLYWGPQDKTAIKREELEDNFKNITEWLLFGLIDFDYIAESLLPSLSKIQENKTFQVGAMNYDVIIVPGCETLRSTTLDRLEAFQKTGGKIIFLGELPRFVDAVESNKAKKLAEKSTVIPFSKGKLMQELNQYRDIEIIKQDGSPSDNLFYQMRKDANNKWLFISHVYKMKNPDIAEKERIKIIIKGECNPVIYDTINGSIKETEAKIINGETIVDYEFYPHDSLLLKLESSNFTESEKKKENLSIVEKETKEIRLEDPVNYSLSEPNVLLLDMAEYSFDGRGWQQVDEILRIDNKFRELLNYPLRMNKLAQPWTIKKEEPFEHVLKLKFSIESDIELKNPCLALENVENTKIFVNKKHVEPEVVGWFVDKSIKKVKIPNLRLGISEIILEIPFNSKTNVEWCYLLGDFGVKVSGKHKKIVEPQKALTFGNWVNQGLPFYAGNVTYHCTIECNEGNLTIEVPQFRNPLLSISVDGQEKGKIAFAPYTLELGKVNKGKHDIDITAYGNRINAFGTVHNCDDTYFWFGPDAWRTTGSRWSYEYRLKPMGILVSPKIYLKQ
- a CDS encoding class II aldolase/adducin family protein, which gives rise to MLERIYNMNEKQRLINICLSMEKNGLVKGTWGNASIKDGDKIFITPSGYPYDKMNEDDVMVIDIDGNILEGFRKPSSEYQLHLEIYKNRKDVNAIIHSHPIYSSVVSLVKEYIPPLIEDGVMICGERINVAKYGEPGTKDLALKAVEALEMNYAVILKNHGLVTIGENEIEALTTSIIAEKTAQIYIEALKIGEISELSPQDAKKLREKYLSSYRQKG
- a CDS encoding DeoR/GlpR family DNA-binding transcription regulator, with translation MNKIMRQDKILEILQNRNSVNLDDLAKELKVSMVTIRRDVAELYERGLIEKFYGGIRKRNHFTEALFFERVKINQDKKEKIAELALRFISRDSTVFLDASSTCYLLARKLAERYEFLNIVTNNLYTALALAENTTHNIIVIGGTLDNKNGVTMGVIPENMMKEIRVEKAFFSCSAFSVDEGAFENLPQSASIKKIVGENCDEIYMLVDSSKFDKRSIMKTFSIEEIDKFVSDSFDEKIYKVFKDNFIYQ
- a CDS encoding peroxiredoxin gives rise to the protein MKYFRLEEGDRLPTFSLKDANGELININDFLGKWLVIYFYPKDGSKGCLLEALDFSNKLSEFKKYNCEIIGISPDSEESHKKFIEKNDLKILLLSDPDHVVLEKLGVWQLKKMYGREHWGVIRTTILVDPDGFVRKIWENVKVKDHASNVLHSLIELIRSNK